The window AATTTCgttccaccattgtctcgaaAGAGAACTCTCGTTCAACTCTTTGGTATTTCATCAGTTTGCGCTCTAAGATATTGAGGCGAGGTGGATgccattgaagaagttgtgtagttttcttttgtttttacattctgtgTGTTGTTTTCGCTCGTTTGGTTTATAAAGTATTATGttagaaagagaaatttttcagttGTTAAGCAATCTCATTGTGCcatgtaatgtttataatgtatgtttcccatttaatttgatatggttgcattatgtagtgtttaatagtatcagtttaagaaatgaggtttctgtttaaaacataaggtttctgtttaaaaataagtcatccgtttaaaaaatgaatacatgcattactattcatgctaacctaaattcttttatttgtagttataatgtaatcatgctaacctaaattcttttccacaaacttaaatttttcatgtaaatatcgttgtctccatataataaataaCGGCCGTATTTATGCTTGGTTgcctttgtttaactatcgatgtttctgtttaacataTTGCGTTTTGcgtttaaaaagtgcttaaatatcattgtttctatttaaagatGTACAAGTGGTCaggattaattggtttttatacctaaaattaatttgtcacgtaaatataggtttttctgtttaaatatcaatgtttttgtttaaaaaatgagttttctgtttaaaaaataaagtttctgTTTaggaaatgagttttctgtttaagaaatgagtacatgcattactttatatgctaacctaaattcttttgtttgtagttataatgtaatcatgctaacttaaattcttttccacaaacttattaaatttttcatgtaaatattgttgtctccatataataaagaacgaccgTATTTATGCTTGGTTGcatttgtttaactatcgatgtttttgtttaacatattgCGTTTTGCGTTTAAAAttgcttaaatatcattgttttaatttaaagatGTACGAGTGGTCAAGATTAATTTGTCACTTAAATAtcggtttttctgtttaaatatcaatgtttctgtttaaaaaataagttttctgtttaagaaataaggtttctgtttaagacatgactacatgcattactctttaTGCttacctaaattcttttgtttgtagttataatgtaatcatgctaacctaaattcttttccacaaacttattaaaattttcatataaatatcgttgtctccatataataaagaatggTTGTCTTTATACTTAGCTGTCTTTTGTGGAAGGAAGGCCTGTCATACCGTCAGTGTCGTCCTGAGGTGGAATTGATACGCTTGTAGAACCTGAATACCTGCTAAAATCAAAGAACTATACAATTAGAAGaaaatttaagcggaaataccatcattttaagcggaaacataacattttaaacagaaactagaATATTTAAGcggaaaaataatattttaaatgtaaactagataattttaaacggaaactagGATTGGACAAGGATAACAAAgcaaaacttatgtttttgctttgttttaagcggaaacttaTGTTTTAACCGGAAACTAGAATAATTAAGCGAAAACATTTACTTTTAAGCGAAAACttggataattaatcaataattaacttctacaactatgcaaacataaaggagaagaactttacaacgagaagaaatcTACATAACATATCTACTCTCATTCCCAAGTAGTCAGCGCCATGAACACTAGCAAATTGTTCCTCCTctttgtatctagcaatagcacaacaACTTTCCATagtaaacttatatatatataaaaaaaaattgttactcTCTCTCGCATGATGATCAAGGTGAGGAGGGGAAGGAAGAGATTGTCACCTTATCGGGTAATCGGGATAACTCCAATCGAACACACCAAATGGGGAGGAATTGAAAAACTCCAACAATCCACATAGCATGTAGTCTTCCAAACTCTTTGCtttgagaaaaacaaaaagaatacagAAAAAGAACGATATACAAAAAGGTTTGACATGATGTGATTAAACGGTTTTTTACCACAATTTTTAAGGGCAACGATAGACTTTTTATAACATGTATACGCACCTTCTAATGACTACAAGGGcgcaaaaagaaataaaacaataactGGAAGCGATGTCATGATTCAAAAAGCTCATGCAGTGCTCAAAAAGCTTCTGAGGGTAAACTgtaattttccaatcaaaactccTTTACTTGgcttcaaaagaaaaacataaaatcattcaaataatattttatattattgatttctCTTTCACAAGggaattaattaaagaaaaaatcccATCAAGGCCAAATCACAACAAAGTCCAAAGATGGTGCATAATTGGAAATACATTTCATGGTAAAATGGTAGTCCAAGAAGGCACACATACACTttgtttatcatatttaatgGAAAACAACTTGACACTCAGAGATAAGACCAAAAAGATGAGCACAAATCCATTAGATAGCCTCCAATTCAGACTGTTGACAAGAAGAGAGaattaagaagaaaatataaaattaaaaaaaaaaaaaggagggcgGTGATGTTGAGTGGCAGAGCATTTTCATGTAAACCAATGGAGACCATGCTTTGAGGGAGGGGTGtgcctttccttttcttttctttatcaaGCCTTGAGAAAGGGCCATTGAAGCCAAGTTGCATGCATTTCCAGCCTGTCCTTCAATATCTTTCACAACTTCCATTGCTACATGacaataagaaattaaaaagctTTGTCAATATAGATGAGACTAAGAATACTTTGTTTGGTGTCAAGAGAAATTAACACCTCAACCactcaattaattaattcatcatttGACATGATACTTTCATTTTAGGTGAATAAAATTAAGGTAAACATGGTATTCGAAAGTCAGTTAAAACATCGTCACATAACATTTGTTGTATTTCTGTTCTTTCTAGTGACAGTAGTTACAATTAAGTAGCTGAAGATATCTGATAATAGAAACACATTGTCATACTGATTCATTGATGCAGTAATATAAACTAAACACACAAGAGACTCGGTTTGTTGTGTTCATACTCTATACAAAAAATATGAGGATTAATTCAACTATTATGTGCAGTAATCATGTGATTAAGACTTAATTTAGCTGCTAATCATGTTCCATATGATGATTAATTTGATAAACTAAACACACAGAAATGGTTTGTTGTATTCATATTCTTTCATAGCAACAATATACAAACATACGAGGATTAGTTTAATATAATGTGCAGTAATCACGTAAGAAACACTAAATTCAGCTGCTAATCAtgttccaacaaaaaaaaataatgcctAAAAATCAAGGCTTTACCAAAGGATGGCTTAAGATAAACTAAACACAGAGACACGGTTTGTCCTATTCATACTCTATCATAGTAACagtattcaaaaatatgagaatttaTTTGATATGATGTGCAGTAATCATGTGATTAACACTTAATTCAGCTGCTAATCATGTTCCAGAAACAAGAATAATGCCTAAAAACTCAAGGCCTTCAACTAAAGGATTGAATGCATACAACATTAATATTAGATCCACCACAGAAGAAAGAATGGAATCCAATGTCACATATCACtaacaaacaaagaaacaaatcacTAAGGGCCCCTCCACCATTCAAAAGCCAACCTTTTCCAGCCACACCAGTAAAAGCCTGAGCCTCTGCAATTTGTTCTTCAGATCCATCCATTAATCCCCCAACAACAAATATACTCACAAAAGAAgtcctttttttaaatcaaaggaATCAATAAAATCATGGAAATTCATACTGTGACTGAACAAACAATTCCTATAATCACTAAAATTCTGCAGATTTAGAAGACAAATTATGTGAttgttgaaagaaaatcaatgagatttATGGAAATTAATGCAAAGATTTCAACTTTTTCATGCTGTGatagaaatcaaattaaaaggaaagaaagatcTAAATGAAGGGTTTCATCTTCACCTTtagattttgatgattttggCGGCTCTGATGAGAGGATTGGCCTTGGAGATCTCTTCCCGGCCGGCGGCCTTGTAATCAAAGGAACAATCATGTAACTCCGAGTACCGGTGGCGCGCGCAGAACAAATCGCCGCACCGGCACCGGAACCCGGTGAGCCCTACCCTTTTCCGGCAACTAGAACATCGGTTTGCGAACTTCACCGACGTAGCTACCTCTGGCTTCTCGGATGATGACCCAGCGATTGACTCCGCCGCCGTCGCCTCCACCTCTGGCCTCTCCGGCCTTGGA is drawn from Dioscorea cayenensis subsp. rotundata cultivar TDr96_F1 unplaced genomic scaffold, TDr96_F1_v2_PseudoChromosome.rev07_lg8_w22 25.fasta BLBR01000340.1, whole genome shotgun sequence and contains these coding sequences:
- the LOC120254096 gene encoding zinc finger AN1 domain-containing stress-associated protein 15-like; amino-acid sequence: MAQESCNLDKDEAEILKPSSSSPPSPPSPAAAAAPSSSPPSLFLKQSSQEFQSPRPERPEVEATAAESIAGSSSEKPEVATSVKFANRCSSCRKRVGLTGFRCRCGDLFCARHRYSELHDCSFDYKAAGREEISKANPLIRAAKIIKI